In the genome of Palaemon carinicauda isolate YSFRI2023 chromosome 13, ASM3689809v2, whole genome shotgun sequence, one region contains:
- the Alg2 gene encoding alpha-1,3/1,6-mannosyltransferase ALG2: MVRVVFLHPDLGIGGAERLVVDAALALKRKGHEVQFFTAHHDSSHCFPETCDGQLKVTCVGDWLPRSIFGKFAALWAYVRMVYVALYLVLLSGVSYDVVFVDQISACIPFLRLKHSKVIFYCHFPDQLLTQRKSLLKKIYRYILDSLEERTTSSADCVLVNSHFTAGVYLETFRSIKVSPSVLYPSLDFQNFDKFSDLTCKDVNIEPPGECLFLSLNRYERKKNLGLALESLKVLFDRIDEPERNNIHLIMAGGYDDRVQENIEHYRELLSMTKMLGISNYVTFLKSPSDKEKIALLKSARCLIYTPDKEHFGIVPIESMYVGTPVIAVESGGPKETIVNGETGFLCSQTPESFAEAMLTLVKESGRKEAMGKAGHDRVVSHFSFVKFSEHLDYIVQGLIDERKQS, encoded by the coding sequence ATGGTTCGCGTCGTTTTTCTTCACCCTGACTTGGGTATTGGAGGTGCTGAGCGATTGGTTGTAGATGCAGCTTTGGCTCTGAAACGGAAAGGACACGAAGTTCAATTTTTCACGGCTCATCATGATTCAAGTCATTGCTTCCCAGAAACTTGTGATGGTCAGCTAAAAGTGACTTGTGTTGGTGACTGGCTTCCACGATCAATATTTGGGAAATTTGCAGCACTTTGGGCATATGTCCGTATGGTGTATGTTGCACTTTATCTAGTACTGTTAAGTGGTGTGTCATATGATGTTGTTTTTGTCGATCAAATCTCTGCCTGCATTCCCTTTTTAAGATTGAAACACTCAAAGGTCATATTTTATTGCCATTTCCCCGATCAACTCTTAACCCAAAGGAAATCtctactgaaaaaaatatatagatacattttgGACAGTCTGGAAGAAAGAACTACCAGCAGTGCTGATTGCGTACTTGTTAATAGTCATTTTACCGCAGGTGTCTATCTTGAAACTTTCAGATCAATCAAAGTCTCCCCATCAGTTTTGTACCCTTCATTGGATTTTCAGAATTTTGATAAGTTTTCTGACCTCACTTGCAAGGATGTGAACATTGAGCCTCCAGGAGAGTGTTTATTTCTCTCCTTGAATAGATATGAGCGCAAAAAGAATCTAGGATTGGCATTGGAATCATTAAAAGTATTATTTGACAGGATTGATGAACCTGAGAGAAATAATATTCATCTGATTATGGCTGGTGGATATGATGATCGTGTTCAGGAGAATATAGAGCATTATAGAGAATTATTATCTATGACCAAAATGTTAGGGATATCAAACTATGTAACTTTCTTAAAATCCCCATCAGATAAAGAGAAGATAGCATTATTGAAATCTGCAAGATGTTTGATTTACACACCAGACAAGGAACATTTTGGGATCGTGCCTATTGAATCTATGTATGTAGGGACTCCGGTAATTGCAGTTGAAAGTGGCGGCCCTAAAGAAACTATTGTAAATGGAGAGACTGGATTCTTGTGTAGTCAGACCCCTGAGAGTTTTGCTGAAGCTATGttaacattagtgaaggaaagtgGCAGAAAAGAAGCAATGGGTAAAGCTGGACATGACCGGGTAGTTAGTCATTTCTCGTTTGTAAAGTTTTCAGAACATTTGGATTATATAGTGCAGGGGTTAATTGATGAAAGGAAGCAAAGTTAA